In Candidatus Thermoplasmatota archaeon, one DNA window encodes the following:
- a CDS encoding small multi-drug export protein: MIYVPDWLQVFFASLLPFFELRLSIPLGVLHLDMPWPEVFLISVIGNIIPVPFILKLFNPVETFLRRWRSWDKLFTWLFARTRRKTEKKIERWEVMGLIMFVAIPLPVTGAWTGSLAAYIFDLDFKKSIFYIFIGIVIAGAIVTTAVAAGINWFL; encoded by the coding sequence ATGATATACGTTCCTGACTGGCTGCAGGTTTTTTTCGCATCGCTTTTGCCATTTTTTGAACTCAGGCTAAGTATACCTCTCGGAGTACTCCATCTTGACATGCCGTGGCCTGAAGTATTTCTGATTTCAGTCATAGGCAATATCATCCCCGTCCCTTTCATACTTAAACTCTTTAATCCCGTAGAAACATTCCTGCGTAGATGGCGGTCGTGGGATAAACTTTTCACCTGGCTATTTGCACGGACACGCAGAAAGACCGAAAAAAAAATAGAGAGATGGGAAGTGATGGGTCTGATTATGTTTGTTGCCATACCTCTACCCGTAACGGGAGCGTGGACTGGCTCGCTGGCTGCATACATATTCGACCTCGATTTTAAGAAATCAATATTTTACATCTTCATCGGCATCGTCATTGCAGGGGCGATTGTTACAACTGCAGTTGCGGCAGGCATAAACTGGTTTCTGTGA